The Prodigiosinella aquatilis region CTCCGGTTACGGCTATGACCAGCGCCTTGAATTGCATGGCGCCAAAGGTGTGCTGAGCGCGGGCAATATTCGTGAAAACGTGGTGGAACAGTGGACAGACGAAGGCTGTCTGGCTGCCAAACCCGAACATTTTTTCCTGCAACGCTACCGTGATGCCTATGCCGCAGAATGGTGCCATTTCGTTGATGTCCTCAATGGCCGCACTCAGCCGGAGTGTACCGGTACGGATGGTGAGCGGGCGTTGTATCTGGCTGACAAAGCGCTTGAGTCTCTGGCTCAGGGCAAAGAAATCACGTTGTAACCTTACCTGCTAATAAAACCCTACGATCCCTAACCCAGTAGAGAAAAAAACAATGAAAAAGATAATCAACGTCACCGTCACCCTCATCGCACTCAGTATTGCGGGGTTGGCTCAGGCAAAGAATGAACAGATTGTTTTTAGTACCCCCAACCTTGCCATGCCGTTTGAGGTGCATATGCAACGCACCGCCGAGAAAGTCGCCAAAGATCTCGGCATTAACTTGCAAGTGCTGGATGGTCAGGGCAGCTCACCGAAACAGTCCTCTGATCTGGAAAATGCGATTACCCGCGGTGCACAGGGCTTTGTGGTATCACCCAATGACGTGAACGCGGTAGCCGGTTCCGTAAAAGAAATTCAGGATGCGCACCTGCCGGTCGTGACGCTGGACCGCTCGATAAACACCAAGCAAAAAGTGCCGCATTTCGGTGCCAATAACTACAAAGGCGGGCAGGCGATTGCCAATTTCGTCAAATCCCGATTCCCGAATGGCGCCGACATCATTCTGTTGACCGGACAACCGGGTTCTTCCTCCAACATTGAACGGACTAATGGTATTCGCGACAGCCTGAAGGCCGGTGGCAGCAAATACCATATCGTCGTTGACCAGAGCGGTAACTGGATGCGCTCACAAGGGATGAGCATTGTGGAAAGTGCACTGCCGGCGCTGCCTAAACGTCCGCAGGTGATTTTGTCAGCTAATGATGACATGGCACTGGGTGCTATCGAAGCGTTGCAGGAGGAGGGACTAAAACCGGGTGACGTGATGGTGACCGGGTTTGATGCCGTGCCAGAAGCATTGGCTCGTATTCGTGATGGCTGGATGGCGGTAACCGCCGACCAACGTCCAGGATACGCCGTGACGACTGCTCTGACGCAATTGACTGACAATATCCGTAACAAAACGCCCATCACCGGCGCCGACTACCCACCGATCATCATTACCAAAGATAACTTGAAGGATGCGGAGCGTATTGGGGAAATCAGCAAATAAATCAATCAAATACGGGCTGCTTTCCGGCGGCCCGTGCCGGAGGATTGCGATTCATGACTGAACCTTTACTGAAAATCACTGATCTGGCCAAGAGTTTTTCCGGTGTATGGGCGTTGAGCAAAGTTCAACTGACCGTGCTGCCGGGGGAAATACACGCCCTGCTGGGGGAAAACGGCGCCGGTAAATCGACGCTGTTGAAGGCCCTCTCAGGGGCACAACCACAGACCAGCGGCGATATCTGGTTTGGCGGTCGAGTGCTGTCGGCACAGGATTCGCCGGTTGATCGGCAAAAAGCCGGCATCATTACCATTTATCAGGAATTCAATCTGTTACCGAATATGACGGTGGCAGAAAACATGTTCCTTGGCCGGGAAATACTGCGTGGCAATCTGTTTGTAGAAAACGCGGCGGTCAATCAGGAAGCGAAATTGATATTGGATTATCTGCAACTGAATATCGCCCCCACCACCGAGGTCGCGAGGTTGAGTGTCGCGCAGCAGCAGATGGTGGAAATTGCCCGGGCGCTGACGCTCAATGCGCGGCTGATTGTGATGGATGAGCCGTCGGCGGCGCTCAGTGACAGTGAAGTGGCAAGCCTGCACCGGGTGGTTCGGGAGCTGAAAAACCGGGGCGTCAGTGTGATTTATGTGACGCATCGTCTGCACGAAGTCTTCCAGCTTTGTGAGCGTTTTACGGTGTTTCAAGATGGCCGTTATACCGGCTCGGGTGATGTTGCCGACACCAACGTTGAGGAAATTATTCGCATGATGGTGGGCCGTGATGTGGTGTTTGACCGGCGCCCGCTAGCCGAGACGAGCCATAAGGATAAGCCGGTCCGCCTACAGGTCATGGGACTGAGCCGGGAAAAATCGTCGCTTGATTCTCATGGCATCACGTTAAAAGACATCAGTTTCCAGGTTCATGCAGGTGAAGTGTTGGGTATCGCTGGATTGGTCGGCGCCGGGCGTACCGAAATCGCCCGCTGTCTGTTTGGCGCGGATGGATTTTCCACGGGTGAATTTATGTTGGATGGTCAGCCTTATCATCCCACCGACCCCATGCACGCATTGGAACAAGGCATCGCGCTGGTGCCGGAAGACCGTAAAAAAGAGGGGGCGGTGCTGGGGTTGTCCATTCGGGACAACATTTCGCTGTCCAGCCTCTCGTCATTACTGCATTGGCGCTGGTTCGTTGATACCCGCAAAGAGGACCAACTCATCGAATCCTATCGTCAGGCACTGCATATCAAGATGGTCGACAGCCAGCAGGAGGTGCGCAAGCTCTCTGGTGGCAATCAGCAAAAGGTCATTCTGGCGCGCTGTATGGCACTGAATCCCAAAGTGTTGATCGTAGATGAGCCGACGCGCGGTATTGATGTTGGTACCAAATCCGAAGTGCATCAGGTGTTGTTCGATATGGCGAAGCAGGGCGTGGCGGTCATTGTTATATCTTCTGATCTGCCGGAAATCATGGCGATTTCAGATCGGATCATCACGCTCAGTGAAGGGCGTGTGACCGGAGAAATACACGGCGACGACGCTACGGAAGAGAAACTGATGACCATGATGGCTATCTGCCACAACGCATTACACGCAGCATAACGGAGGTTACTCATGTTGCCGCTTTCCAAAACCCAGCTACCGGTCGAAAGCCGGAGAAAAATTGACCCCATCGCGTTCTTCGAGCGTTTTGGTGTGTTGATTTTCATGATTCTGTTGCTGATTTTCTTTCAATTGCAGAACAGCCATTTTCTGACTGAACGCAACATTACCAATATTCTTACCGAAGTTTCTATCTACGGCATCATGGCCGTAGGTATGACCTTCGTTATTCTGACCGCCGGGATAGATCTGTCGGTTGGTTCCATTCTGGCGGTATGCGCCATGGCTGCCGCCACCTTTATCAAAGGTAACAACTTAACCACTGTCGATCCCAATGCCTGGTATGGCATGAGCTGGCTTATTGGTCTGGGTATTTGCCTGGGGATGGGAACTGTCATCGGATTTCTGCAAGGATTGGGCGTAACTCGTCTGCGCTTACCGCCGTTTATTGTCACGTTGGGAGGAATGACCATCTGGCGCGGATTGACGCTGGTCATCAATAACGGTGCGCCGGTGGCCGGTTTTGATGCCGGATATCGCTGGTGGGGGCGGGGAGAGTTGCTGGGCATCTCTATTCCGATCTGGATTTTTGCCCTGGTGGCCATTATCGGTTATCTGGCGCTGCATAAAACCCGCTGGGGACGGTTTGTCTACGCTATCGGCGGTAATACCGAAGCGGCGCGTCTGGCTGGTGTGAATGTGCGCCGGGTACTGGTCAGTGTGTATGTGGTGATTGGCTGCCTGTCCGGTCTGGCGGGGTTTATTCTCAGCGCCCGGTTGGGAAGCGCAGAAGCGGTGGCAGGAATATCGTTCGAACTACGCGTGATTGCCTCGGTGGTCATTGGCGGAACCTCACTGATGGGCGGATACGGACGCATTAGCGGCACCGTCATTGGTTCCATCATCATGGGCATCCTGATTAACGGGTTGGTGCTGATGAACGTTTCGGCTTACTACCAGCAAATCATTACCGGGCTGATCATCATACTGGCGGTGGCCTTTGATACTTACGCGAAAAGTCGGCGTGGCGCTATGTAATTGGGGTGAACAGCATTGCTCCGAACGAGGTTGATATGAAAGAAGTTCGTATTGGATTAATCGGAACGGGCTATATCGGACGTGCACATGCGATTGCTTATACGCAGGCACCAACAGTATTTCCGCTCAAAGGCCGTTTGGTCAAAGCGATGGTAGCGGAAATATCACCTGAACTGGCCGCCCGGCGGGCGCAGGAGTTTGGTTTTTTACGTTCAACCGGCGACTGGTGTGAATTAGTGGCGGATCCGGATATCGACGTGGTGGATATCTGTTCTCCCAACTTTTTACATAAAGAGATGGCGATGGCTACCATCCGGCATGGCAAGCATGTCTACGCCGAAAAACCGCTGGCGCTGAATGCCGCAGATGCACGGGATATGGTAGATGCCGCGCATCTGGCCGGGGTGAAAACGCTGATGGGGTTCAACTACATGAAAAACCCCACGGCCAAACTGGCGAAAGAGATCATCACTCATGGCGAGATAGGCGAGGTTACCCATTTCTACGGGACACATAACGAAGATTATCTGGCGGATCCGTCGACACCCGCCGATTGGCACTGTTTCAACGAAACCGCTGGACTCGGCGCGCTGGGTGACCTGGGGGCGCACATTGTCAACATGGCGCAGTACCTGGTGGGGGATATCGCCAGTGTGTGTGGTGATTTGCAGACCGTGATACCGCAGCGTCCGTCCGGGGCAGGGGCGTCTACACCGGTGCGGGTGGAAAACGAAGATCAGGCCCATGCGATGGTGCGGTTTGCCAACGGTGCGCACGGCGTAATTGAAACCTCCCGTGTCGCCTGTGGCCGCAAAATGGGGTTGACCTACGTCGTCACCGGTACAAAAGGTGCGCTGAGCTTCACTCAGGAGAGAATGGCGGAGCTGAAGCTGTACCGACAGGATGATCCGGCCAATCGCCAGGGATTCCGCACGTTGCTGACTGGGCCACTGCATCCTGATTACGCCGCATTCTGTGCCAGTGCCGGACATGGTATTGGTTTCAATGATCAGAAAACGGTAGAAGTTCGTGATCTGGTCGACGGCATTGCCGCCGATTTGCCGCTATGGCCGGATTTTGAAGAAGGGTGGAAAGTGTCGCGGATTCTGGATGCCATCGTCTTATCACATCAGGTATCGCGCTGGGTTGAGGTGAGCTGATATTCCGGCAACTAACTGAATTTACATTCCTTCTTTATTAACAGGATCTCGTCGCTATGAGTATGGAAAAAACCTTAGATGTGATTTGTATGGGGCGGGTAGCCGTCGATCTCTACGGACAACAGATTGGTGCCCGTCTGGAAGATATGGGTAGCTTTGCCAAATATCTGGGCGGTTCCTCCGGCAATGTCGCCTATGGTACGGCACGGCAGGGATTACGATCATCCATGTTGGCACGGGTGGGCGACGAGCATATGGGGCGCTTTCTGCGCGAGGAGTTACAACAGGTCGGCTGCGATACCAGCCATTTGATTACTGATAAAGAGCGACTGACCGCACTGGTGGTGTTGGGGATTAAAGATCGTGAAACCTTCCCGCTGATTTTCTATCGGGATAACTGTGCGGACATGGCCATTACACCGGAGGATTTCAGTGAGGAATACATTGCCGCTTCCCGTTGTCTGGCGGTGACTGGCACGCACCTTTCTCACCCCCGTACCCGTGAAGCGGTATTAACGGCGCTACGCTATGCGCGGCGCAATGGGGTCAAAACGGTGTTGGATATCGACTACCGCCCAGTGCTGTGGGGATTGACCTCGCTGGGGGATGGTGAAACGCGGTTTATTGAATCGACACCGGTCACGGCGCAGCTACAACAGGTGCTGAATCTGTTTGACGTGATTGTTGGCACGGAAGAGGAGTTCCATATTGCCGGTGGCAGCACCGATACACTGGCGGCGTTGCATCAGGTACGGGTGGTAACGCAGGCCGAACTGGTGTGTAAACGCGGCTCGCTGGGATGTTCGGTATTCAGTGGCTCAATTCCGGATCATCTGGATAATGGCCTGACGATAAAAGGGGTGCGGGTCGAGGTGCTCAATGTACTCGGCGCGGGTGATGCCTTTATGTCCGGATTGTTGCGTGGTTATCTTGGCGGTGAAGGATGGGAAAAAGCCTGCACTTACGCCAATGCCTGCGGCGCACTGGTGGTATCCCGTCACGGTTGCGCGCCCGCCATGCCGAGCCGCATCGAGCTGGATAACTATTTGTCCCGCGCCGCCGCAGTGCCGCGTCCGGATCTCGACCCTCAACTGAACCATCTGCATCGTGTCACCACCCGGCGCAAGGTGTGGGAAGAGTTATGTGTTATCGCTTTTGATCACCGTAGCCAACTGGAAGATGTGGCGCTTGGCTGCGGTGCCGACATTCAGCGGATTTCGTTACTTAAGCAATTGATTTTGCAGGCCAGTATCGCAGCCGCGCAGCAAGCCGGGCTGGAGGGGAAGGCCGGATTGCTGTGTGACGGCACCTTTGGGCAGGATGCGCTCAATAGCATTACCGGTAAAGGATGGTGGATTGGACGGCCGATTGAACTGCCAGGTTCACGCCCGCTGGTGCTGGAACACGGCAATATCGGCTCACAGCTGATCACCTGGCCGTTGGAGCATGTGGTGAAGTGCCTGGTGTTTTTCCACCCGGACGATGATTGCCATTTGCGTCTGGAGCAGGAACAGAAGGTGATGGAAGTGTATCAGGCCTGCTGCCAGTCCGGCCATGAACTGTTGCTGGAGGTCATTTTACCGGCGGATATGCCGCGTAGCGACGATCTCTATCTGCGGGTTATTCAGCGTTTCTACAACCTGGGTGTGCAGCCGGACTGGTGGAAGTTGCCACCGTTGTCAGCGACCGGATGGGAACAGCTGACCCACCTTCTTGAGCTGCGTGATCCGCACTGCCGTGGCGTGGTCATTCTGGGGTTGGACGCGCCGCTGGACAGCTTGCGGCAGGGCTTCAATGCGGCGGTGGGTTTCCCCATTGTCAAAGGATTTGCCGTCGGACGCACCTTATTCGCCCAGCCCGCGCAGAGTTGGCTGAAAGGTGAGATTGGCGACGATCTGCTGGTTCAGCACATTAAACACAACTATCTACAACTGATCGCCCTGTGGCGCCAGCGTGGGTAACCCAAACCTCTTTACCAGTAAATTAAGGGAAAATAGTATGGCCGTTCAACTTGGTATTAACCCACTGACCTGGACCAATGACGATCTGCCCTCACTGGGTGCGGAAACGCCGCTGGAAACCTGTCTGAGTGAAGGCAGGCAGGCGGGTTTCGCTGGTTTTGAACTGGGGAACAAATTCCCTCGCCAGCCCGGTGTATTGGGGCCGATTCTGGAAAAACACGATCTCGCTCTGGTTTCCGGTTGGTATTCCGGGCAACTGCTCACCCACACGGTGGAGGAGGAGATCGAAGCGGTGCAGGATCATCTCAATCTGTTGCGCTCTCTGGGCGCTGACGTCATGGTGTTTGCCGAAGTGACGGGGGCGATTCATGGCGACCAGCAAAAGCCGGTACATCTGCGTCCCCGTTTCCCGGTGGAGCGGTGGCGGGAATATGGAGACAAACTGAGCGAGTTTGCCCGTTATACCCAACGTCAAGGTGTGCAGATCGCCTACCATCACCATATGGGAACCGTGATTGAAAGTGCAGATGACGTGGACAAATTGATGGAATATACCGGACCGGAAGTCGGTTTGTTGCTGGATACCGGCCACCTGACGTTTGCCGGAGACGATCCCGTGGTAGTTGCTGAACGCTGGGCAACGCGCATCAATCACGTTCACTGCAAAGATATTCGCCCTGATGTGCTACGGGATGTCAAAAACCGTAAAACCAGCTTTCTGGATGCGGTGCTTGGTGGGGTATTTACCGTGCCGGGGGACGGTTGTGTCGATTACCCGGCGGTATTCCGTATCCTGGAGGCGCATCACTATCAGGGGTGGCTGGTAGTGGAAGCTGAGCAGGATCCGGCGGTGGCTGATCCGCTGACTTATGCCACCCTGGGATTTAACAATCTGCAACGCCTGGCTCAACAGGCCGGGCTGATTTAATCATCGTGTCTTACTGAAGCATTCACACCGCGTGGATGCTCTCAGTCAAGGAGGATTGCCATGTCTCAGCTGTTATCCCGCTACCATATTCCGGACGAACAGGGTTGCATACAGCGTATCACCCCGGAGAAGGCCGGTTGGGAATATGTGGGTTTTGAAGTCTACCAACTGGAAGCCGGTATAATGTTGTCGCTGGCGGCATCTGATAATGAACGCTGCCTGGTGTTACTGGGTGGCAAGGCCACAGTGACGACACCGAAAGCGAGCTTTGAGCATATCGGTGAACGGATGGGCCCGTTTGAGCGTAAAAAACCGTATGCCGTGTATGTCTCATCCGGTGAAGCCATCACGGTTGTGGCACACACATCGCTGGAACTCGCGGTGTGTTCGGCGCCGGGACAGGGTACTTATCCCACGCGCTTGATCGCTCCACAGGATATTGACGCCGAACCGCGTGGCTATGGCAACAACCGCCGTTACGTGCACAACATTCTGCCGGAGAATAAAGCCGCAGACAGTCTGCTGGTAGTGGAAGTCTATACCGACGAAGGTTGCACCAGCTCGTATCCCAGCCACAAACACGATCGTGATGATCCTCCCCATGAAACCTATCTGGAAGAAACCTATTACCATCGGCTCAATCCACCTCAGGGATTTTGCCTGCAACGGGTGTACACCGATGATCGCTCACTGGATGAAAGCATGGCGGTTTACGATAAAGATGTCGTGATGGTGCCGAAAGGGTATCACCCGGTAGCGACCATTGCTGGTTATGACAGCTACTATCTGAATGTCATGGCGGGTCCGACACGGCAATGGCGTTTTAGTTGGGAGTCTGACCACCAGTGGATTAACAGTCCGGAATATGCGGCCAAGCATAGCGGGACGGCGTGACCATGTTACGGCCAGCGGCTAACGCTATCTTCAGCGCGCCATTCCTGTCGGTTTTGACGTCAATGTGTCGGCTTTAGCGGAGATCCCCGTTTTCACGGGGATTATATGTTCGGAAGACAGAAACGACGAGTCAGACAGGCAAACACCTGAACGTGGAAAAGAGAAGCTGGTTTCTCATTGCATTTTTTTCACTTCTTCCCCAAGCTGCCATACCGCCATCGCGTAGTGGATACTATGGTTATAACGCGTGATGGTGTAGAAGTTGGGCAATCCGTACCAGTATTGATAACGGTTGCCCATATCCAGACGCAGTAGACTGACTTCCTGCACATTCCCCAGTGGCCTTATCGGCCTTAACCCCGCGTTCAGCAGTGCAGAAACCGGATAGTGGGTATCGAAGCCGGTATCAAGCGCCAATGCCTGACCATTCGCCGGTACGGCCACGTTGCCACCTTTGATCCAGCCATGGGCATGGAAGTAATTGGCGACGCTGCCAATCGCATCGATGGGATCCCACAGATTCGCAATACCATCGCCATTGAAATCCACCGCATACTTTCTGAAAGCTGAAGGCATAAACTGCCCATAGCCCATGGCACCAGCAAAGGAACCGCGCAAGGATAGCGGGTCAAATCCGTCTTCCCGGGCCATCAGCAGAAAATACTCCAGTTCGGTTCTAAAGTAGTCGGCACGGCGCGGGTAAGCGAAGGTCAGGGTGGCCAATGCGTCGATGATGCGGGTTTTCCCCATCACACGACCCCAACGGGTTTCCACTCCGATAATGCCGACGATGATTTCGGGCGGCACACCATATATTTGCCAGGCGCGGTTCAGCGCATCTTGATATTGGTTCCAGAATATGACGCCATTCTGCACATTCTTCGGCGTAAGGAACTGTTTGCTGTAGCGGAGCCAGGCACCATTCGGAATATTCAATGGCGGTTCTGTCGATGGCCGTGGCGCCTGCCTATCCATCAGCCGGATTACCCAGTCCAGGCGTCGAGTCTGCGCCAGCACATCGTGCAATTGCTGGCGGTCGAAACCATGCTCTCGTACCATTTTATCGACAAAGCGATCCATATCCGGATTGAAAGCAAAATCGCCTGTCGATAAATTGCCAGTATGTGATGGGTCGAGCAAAAAACCACCCGATGTATTCGCTGGCGGGTGTTCGGACATCTCGGCGGAAGAGGGGGAAGTCGATTTATTACTGCTACAGGCAGACAACAGAACAAGAAACGGCAAAATAGCTATCAGATGACGCATCAGATATCCATACAACCTGGAAAGAAACAACGTGATAGCACTGTAGCGCATCGGCCCGCATGAAAAAACCGGATTGTGAGTTACGAACAGATTAAGGGATAAAGTAACCTGTTCGTGATGGTCTTTCCCGGCTCGGTTCGGCCCGCTCCGCTTGCAAATCGGCAATCACCACTTGTGCCCCCAGCCGGGCAAAAGCCTGGCTGATTGACAAGCCGATCCCCTGGGTGCCTCCGGTCACCAACAAGACCTGTCCGGCAAAGGCCGTGGCTGAAAAGGTCTGTCTAATAGTACGTTATGAGACATCTCGTTATCCTTATGCGGCGGGGTAATGCGTGCGATTAATTATCTGTGCATGTGCCCCGACCGGAAAATTGCTTAATGTGCTGAAATGTTCATCGCTATAACCCAGGATCTTGCCGTCGGTGATCATCTGCTGTAAATCAATCATCAACACCCCTAGCGTAGGAATGATTTTTTCACGCCAGATGAACAGATAAAGCTGCTTGGCGATTTTGATATAATGACAACGATCTACATCTGCCAGACCTTTTTCCACGCCATCCAGACATTGCCACGCATAAAATGAGCCATTGAGATAAATGTGTTCGTAACGTTCGGTCTCGCTATACACGTACAGGTTGCGCAAACCAATTAATTCATCGGTAGCGGTATGAGGTACATCCTCCTGACGGTACGGTTTATCTAACGTGCCGTGATAGTAGTCCACCTTCACTGCCGTCAATTCCAACCCTTTTCCCACCCGGGTAAACGGGTCTAGATGAATTTGCTGCTCATCAGGTAACAGGCCCTCAACCAGAGTGAATCCTCCTCCGTTGATATCAAGCACCAGACTGACGGTTGTAGAAGCTTTTTCCGGATGTAAAAAATCGATAAAAAATATACCGTTACGGATATTGGTAGCACGGTATTGTATTGCACTGTGACCACCCCAGATTAATTCCTGAGCACTGATGAAGCGACACTCCACCGATTCCAGCGCGTCGAAATGCAGCTGGTAACATTGATTGACCAATGCATCGGTAGTTTCGAGAACATTACTGTGAGGGGCGAAGCCGGTTGCCAGATCGCCTACTTGAATAAAAACGGGTTCCGTCGTCATGGAGATACCTTTGTTTATAATGAGTTAAAAGCCAATGTGGGTACATCGACAATGGTGGATCCGCCGTCTGCCACCAGTGTGGCGCCGGTTAAAATAGACGCGGCTGGCGAACTGACAAACTGGCAGATAGCCGCAATTTCATCTGCTGTAGCCGGTCGCCGTAATGGGACGTCACGGCAGACATAGTGATATGCCTGCTCCAGCGTCAATTGGTGAGCGTCCATCAACGGAAGCATCTCCTCGTCCGCCATTGGTGTTCTGACCCATCCGGGGCATACGGCATTGGCACGAACGCCCAGAGGACCATAATCCCGTGCTACGGAGCGCATCAGTCCCAGTAATGCATGTTTGGCTGTTACATAGCCGCAGACATCCGGTCCTGCCGCCAGTGAAGCAATGGACGCGACAAAAACAATGTTGCCCCGGGTTTTTATCAACTCGGGCAGACAGGCTCTGGCGGTCGCGAAGGCGCTGGTCAGGTTGCTTTCTAACGACTGCT contains the following coding sequences:
- a CDS encoding SDR family NAD(P)-dependent oxidoreductase, translated to MTGGTQGIGLSISQAFARLGAQVVIADLQAERAEPSRERPSRTGYFIP
- a CDS encoding sugar ABC transporter ATP-binding protein yields the protein MTEPLLKITDLAKSFSGVWALSKVQLTVLPGEIHALLGENGAGKSTLLKALSGAQPQTSGDIWFGGRVLSAQDSPVDRQKAGIITIYQEFNLLPNMTVAENMFLGREILRGNLFVENAAVNQEAKLILDYLQLNIAPTTEVARLSVAQQQMVEIARALTLNARLIVMDEPSAALSDSEVASLHRVVRELKNRGVSVIYVTHRLHEVFQLCERFTVFQDGRYTGSGDVADTNVEEIIRMMVGRDVVFDRRPLAETSHKDKPVRLQVMGLSREKSSLDSHGITLKDISFQVHAGEVLGIAGLVGAGRTEIARCLFGADGFSTGEFMLDGQPYHPTDPMHALEQGIALVPEDRKKEGAVLGLSIRDNISLSSLSSLLHWRWFVDTRKEDQLIESYRQALHIKMVDSQQEVRKLSGGNQQKVILARCMALNPKVLIVDEPTRGIDVGTKSEVHQVLFDMAKQGVAVIVISSDLPEIMAISDRIITLSEGRVTGEIHGDDATEEKLMTMMAICHNALHAA
- a CDS encoding MoaF C-terminal domain-containing protein; this translates as MTTEPVFIQVGDLATGFAPHSNVLETTDALVNQCYQLHFDALESVECRFISAQELIWGGHSAIQYRATNIRNGIFFIDFLHPEKASTTVSLVLDINGGGFTLVEGLLPDEQQIHLDPFTRVGKGLELTAVKVDYYHGTLDKPYRQEDVPHTATDELIGLRNLYVYSETERYEHIYLNGSFYAWQCLDGVEKGLADVDRCHYIKIAKQLYLFIWREKIIPTLGVLMIDLQQMITDGKILGYSDEHFSTLSNFPVGAHAQIINRTHYPAA
- the iolE gene encoding myo-inosose-2 dehydratase, which gives rise to MAVQLGINPLTWTNDDLPSLGAETPLETCLSEGRQAGFAGFELGNKFPRQPGVLGPILEKHDLALVSGWYSGQLLTHTVEEEIEAVQDHLNLLRSLGADVMVFAEVTGAIHGDQQKPVHLRPRFPVERWREYGDKLSEFARYTQRQGVQIAYHHHMGTVIESADDVDKLMEYTGPEVGLLLDTGHLTFAGDDPVVVAERWATRINHVHCKDIRPDVLRDVKNRKTSFLDAVLGGVFTVPGDGCVDYPAVFRILEAHHYQGWLVVEAEQDPAVADPLTYATLGFNNLQRLAQQAGLI
- a CDS encoding ABC transporter permease, with the translated sequence MLPLSKTQLPVESRRKIDPIAFFERFGVLIFMILLLIFFQLQNSHFLTERNITNILTEVSIYGIMAVGMTFVILTAGIDLSVGSILAVCAMAAATFIKGNNLTTVDPNAWYGMSWLIGLGICLGMGTVIGFLQGLGVTRLRLPPFIVTLGGMTIWRGLTLVINNGAPVAGFDAGYRWWGRGELLGISIPIWIFALVAIIGYLALHKTRWGRFVYAIGGNTEAARLAGVNVRRVLVSVYVVIGCLSGLAGFILSARLGSAEAVAGISFELRVIASVVIGGTSLMGGYGRISGTVIGSIIMGILINGLVLMNVSAYYQQIITGLIIILAVAFDTYAKSRRGAM
- the mltB gene encoding lytic murein transglycosylase B, yielding MRHLIAILPFLVLLSACSSNKSTSPSSAEMSEHPPANTSGGFLLDPSHTGNLSTGDFAFNPDMDRFVDKMVREHGFDRQQLHDVLAQTRRLDWVIRLMDRQAPRPSTEPPLNIPNGAWLRYSKQFLTPKNVQNGVIFWNQYQDALNRAWQIYGVPPEIIVGIIGVETRWGRVMGKTRIIDALATLTFAYPRRADYFRTELEYFLLMAREDGFDPLSLRGSFAGAMGYGQFMPSAFRKYAVDFNGDGIANLWDPIDAIGSVANYFHAHGWIKGGNVAVPANGQALALDTGFDTHYPVSALLNAGLRPIRPLGNVQEVSLLRLDMGNRYQYWYGLPNFYTITRYNHSIHYAMAVWQLGEEVKKMQ
- the iolC gene encoding 5-dehydro-2-deoxygluconokinase gives rise to the protein MEKTLDVICMGRVAVDLYGQQIGARLEDMGSFAKYLGGSSGNVAYGTARQGLRSSMLARVGDEHMGRFLREELQQVGCDTSHLITDKERLTALVVLGIKDRETFPLIFYRDNCADMAITPEDFSEEYIAASRCLAVTGTHLSHPRTREAVLTALRYARRNGVKTVLDIDYRPVLWGLTSLGDGETRFIESTPVTAQLQQVLNLFDVIVGTEEEFHIAGGSTDTLAALHQVRVVTQAELVCKRGSLGCSVFSGSIPDHLDNGLTIKGVRVEVLNVLGAGDAFMSGLLRGYLGGEGWEKACTYANACGALVVSRHGCAPAMPSRIELDNYLSRAAAVPRPDLDPQLNHLHRVTTRRKVWEELCVIAFDHRSQLEDVALGCGADIQRISLLKQLILQASIAAAQQAGLEGKAGLLCDGTFGQDALNSITGKGWWIGRPIELPGSRPLVLEHGNIGSQLITWPLEHVVKCLVFFHPDDDCHLRLEQEQKVMEVYQACCQSGHELLLEVILPADMPRSDDLYLRVIQRFYNLGVQPDWWKLPPLSATGWEQLTHLLELRDPHCRGVVILGLDAPLDSLRQGFNAAVGFPIVKGFAVGRTLFAQPAQSWLKGEIGDDLLVQHIKHNYLQLIALWRQRG
- the iolB gene encoding 5-deoxy-glucuronate isomerase, producing MSQLLSRYHIPDEQGCIQRITPEKAGWEYVGFEVYQLEAGIMLSLAASDNERCLVLLGGKATVTTPKASFEHIGERMGPFERKKPYAVYVSSGEAITVVAHTSLELAVCSAPGQGTYPTRLIAPQDIDAEPRGYGNNRRYVHNILPENKAADSLLVVEVYTDEGCTSSYPSHKHDRDDPPHETYLEETYYHRLNPPQGFCLQRVYTDDRSLDESMAVYDKDVVMVPKGYHPVATIAGYDSYYLNVMAGPTRQWRFSWESDHQWINSPEYAAKHSGTA
- a CDS encoding Gfo/Idh/MocA family oxidoreductase, whose amino-acid sequence is MKEVRIGLIGTGYIGRAHAIAYTQAPTVFPLKGRLVKAMVAEISPELAARRAQEFGFLRSTGDWCELVADPDIDVVDICSPNFLHKEMAMATIRHGKHVYAEKPLALNAADARDMVDAAHLAGVKTLMGFNYMKNPTAKLAKEIITHGEIGEVTHFYGTHNEDYLADPSTPADWHCFNETAGLGALGDLGAHIVNMAQYLVGDIASVCGDLQTVIPQRPSGAGASTPVRVENEDQAHAMVRFANGAHGVIETSRVACGRKMGLTYVVTGTKGALSFTQERMAELKLYRQDDPANRQGFRTLLTGPLHPDYAAFCASAGHGIGFNDQKTVEVRDLVDGIAADLPLWPDFEEGWKVSRILDAIVLSHQVSRWVEVS
- a CDS encoding substrate-binding domain-containing protein; protein product: MKKIINVTVTLIALSIAGLAQAKNEQIVFSTPNLAMPFEVHMQRTAEKVAKDLGINLQVLDGQGSSPKQSSDLENAITRGAQGFVVSPNDVNAVAGSVKEIQDAHLPVVTLDRSINTKQKVPHFGANNYKGGQAIANFVKSRFPNGADIILLTGQPGSSSNIERTNGIRDSLKAGGSKYHIVVDQSGNWMRSQGMSIVESALPALPKRPQVILSANDDMALGAIEALQEEGLKPGDVMVTGFDAVPEALARIRDGWMAVTADQRPGYAVTTALTQLTDNIRNKTPITGADYPPIIITKDNLKDAERIGEISK